One Brassica napus cultivar Da-Ae chromosome A5, Da-Ae, whole genome shotgun sequence DNA window includes the following coding sequences:
- the LOC106405189 gene encoding uncharacterized protein LOC106405189 → MPIRLSIKRLVTVTISKTHGGDVSGYVLRHATTRFDRLFTAFRQTESMRDRHDDRSTASYVSDKAKEGVKKATDAALNAGDNMKDAMDGAWKAAKETGQNISEAVAGDDDTGDRIQEDKVAVELKDVSQPVDTTEYRGVEELHQQTDGENKSP, encoded by the exons ATGCCGATTAGGTTGTCGATTAAGAGACTCGTGACCGTGACCATTTCAAAAACTCATGGCGGAGATGTCTCCGGTTATGTCCTCCGACACGCTACCACCCGGTTCGACCGCCTCTTCACCGCATTTAGGCAAACCGAG agcATGAGAGACCGTCACGACGATAGGTCCACAGCGAGTTACGTGTCAGATAAGGCAAAGGAAGGGGTGAAGAAAGCGACGGATGCAGCCTTGAACGCAGGAGATAACATGAAGGATGCCATGGACGGGGCCTGGAAAGCGGCCAAGGAAACGGGACAGAACATAAGCGAAGCCGTTGCCGGAGATGATGACACCGGCGATAGGATTCAAGAGGACAAGGTCGCGGTGGAGTTGAAGGATGTGAGCCAGCCTGTTGATACGACGGAGTATAGGGGTGTGGAGGAACTACATCAGCAAACCGACGGTGAAAATAAGTCACCGTGA
- the BNAA05G24360D gene encoding uncharacterized protein BNAA05G24360D has product MILTLHAPLLPRGSSPLFKQAHDHIHHTHTITENHGRAMINSSEKPPEFEFGSLTPSSPSQDSENSPADHLFFNGRLLPHVFPAPNNTTRWSISRTTSEHISRSTSTNSRSSFGSSSNSSSTSNYSPRTSSFNGNNISTINHRPLDLKPTTSIYGETVNTTNMVKASLYRSYSSQRWQYITPAPVKRSGGIRVGGRKKKKAARIRKKAEERRGSRVMKWWRRILMAAIFACRECHALEG; this is encoded by the coding sequence ATGATTCTCACACTACATGCACCCCTTTTGCCACGTGGGTCTTCCCCTCTATTTAAACAAGCACACGACCACATACATCATACACACACCATAACGGAGAATCACGGGAGAGCCATGATAAACTCCAGCGAGAAGCCGCCGGAGTTTGAGTTCGGATCTTTGACTCCATCATCTCCATCACAAGACTCTGAAAATTCTCCCGCCGATCACCTCTTCTTCAACGGCCGTCTCTTGCCACACGTTTTTCCAGCACCGAACAATACCACCAGGTGGTCAATCTCACGTACAACCAGCGAACACATCTCCCGGAGCACTAGCACGAACAGCCGGAGTAGTTTCggtagtagtagtaatagcagtTCAACTTCTAATTACTCTCCAAGAACGAGCAGTTTCAACGGTAACAACATCAGTACCATAAACCACAGGCCTTTGGATTTGAAGCCTACGACTAGTATATACGGCGAAACCGTAAATACGACGAATATGGTGAAAGCGTCTCTATACAGGTCGTATTCATCACAGAGGTGGCAGTATATAACTCCTGCACCGGTGAAAAGAAGTGGAGGAATAAGAGTTGGTGGccgcaagaagaagaaggcggCGAGGATTAGGAAGAaagcggaagagagaagagggAGTAGGGTGATGAAGTGGTGGAGAAGAATTTTAATGGCAGCGATTTTTGCTTGTAGAGAGTGCCATGCATTGGAGGGATAG
- the LOC106402594 gene encoding proton pump-interactor 2-like, which yields MGAQIIYCDGFEVVPPPPEMNDLIFFGSDQSGGGGSNCGESTVTTEEDATVFSGDSSPGWRETKLFSFYFVKQPAYDDHDVKSKIDAADFEIYHWNKRRIDIYSAQKSQRAELLSLYALMESLVAKSHGRKVVLEDKKVEFDSLQERLRCSSSDELDHLIYTEDWMLQGTEKPGGMALSDDSLAQKEASVHSLKLMAVEMNEVKKELEAIAWNIQQLSDKIGQTQNKVMVLEAEMSYILEQRDKSYERIKMLRIERDKGNAAFYHSIAVMKRAKELAASGNVRDLEVYSSSEVDRFMGRWNNDKAYREDYVKRISHSLCERQLSRDGRIRDTEGEAQAVWEKLVKTRKEGMAVHKTNREDSSSNSSQDGNVITEKQKKEVRKKAMEFNRSSAEESDVIDLEFPVYENPKKEGEVDEETLKEKKREEQLEKAQLAMERKRKLQEKATAKAAIRAQKEAEKKLKECEKKAKKKAASNSSLIKSQEAINELEKVSTIAVSGKEKQRSVFPKRSFRYKHRARGTEALPKAILNRRKAQRYWVWGLSSAALALVLFLVFLLLR from the exons ATGGGTGCTCAAATTATATACTGTGATGGCTTCGAGGTGGTTCCTCCTCCGCCGGAGATGAACGACCTTATATTCTTCGGAAGCGACCAATCCGGCGGCGGCGGCTCAAACTGCGGTGAATCGACTGTAACCACCGAAGAAGACGCTACTGTTTTCTCCGGCGATAGTTCACCGGGATGGCGTGAAACCAAGCTTTTCTCCTTCTACTTCGTTAAGCAGCCTGCTTACGATGATCACGACGTCAAATCCAAGATCGATGCAGCTGATTTCGAGATTTATCACTGGAATAAACGGAGGATTGATATCTACAGTGCTCAGAAGTCACAAAGG GCTGAGTTGTTGTCTTTGTATGCTCTAATGGAGAGTTTGGTTGCTAAATCGCACGGACGTAAAGTGGTTTTGGAAGATAAGAAGGTGGAGTTTGATTCTCTGCAGGAACGTCTACGGTGCTCTAGCAGTGATGAACTTGACCATCTT ATCTACACAGAAGATTGGATGCTTCAAGGGACCGAGAAGCCTGGTGGGATGGCTCTAAGTGATGACTCTCTTGCGCAGAAAGAAGCTTCGGTACACAGTCTCAAG TTAATGGCTGTGGAAATGAATGAAGTAAAGAAGGAGCTTGAAGCTATTGCATGGAACATTCAGCAGTTGAGTGACAAAATAGGACAGACTCAGAACAAGGTCATGGTTCTGGAAGCAGAAATGTCATACATACTTGAGCAGAGAGACAAATCATATGAAAGGATTAAGATGCTGAGGATAGAGCGAGACAAAGGG AACGCTGCGTTTTACCACAGCATTGCTGTTATGAAGAGAGCCAAAGAACTGGCTGCTTCTGGAAACGTTAGAGACCTTGAAGTGTACTCTAGCTCTGAG GTTGATAGGTTCATGGGTCGTTGGAACAATGACAAGGCTTATAGAGAGGACTACGTGAAGAGAATCTCGCATTCACTCTGTGAAAGACAGCTGAGCCGAGATGGGAGGATTAGAGATACTGAAGGTGAAGCTCAAGCTGTTTGGGAGAAGCTGGTTAAGACAAGAAAGGAAGGTATGGCGGTTCACAAGACCAACAGAGAAGATTCCAGCTCAAACTCGTCTCAAGATGGGAATGTAATCACTGAAAAGCAAAAGAAagaagtgaggaagaaggcgATGGAGTTCAACAGGTCAAGTGCTGAGGAGAGTGATGTTATAGACTTGGAGTTCCCGGTGTATGAGAATCCGAAAAAAGAAGGAGAGGTTGATGAAGAAACattgaaggagaagaaaagagaagagcAGCTAGAGAAAGCTCAGTTAGCTATGGAAAGGAAGAGGAAGCTACAAGAGAAAGCTACTGCTAAAGCTGCTATAAGAGCTCAAAAGGAAGCCGAAAAGAAACTCAAG gagTGTGAGAAGAAGGCGAAGAAGAAAGCTGCATCAAACTCTTCTCTTATCAAATCACAAGAAGCAATCAATGAGCTTGAAAAGGTGAGTACTATAGCAGTCTCGGGGAAAGAGAAACAGAGATCAGTGTTTCCAAAGAGGAGTTTCAGGTACAAACACCGTGCAAGAGGAACCGAAGCTCTTCCTAAAGCTATCCTAAACCGTAGAAAGGCTCAGAGGTATTGGGTTTGGGGACTCTCCTCTGCTGCACTTGCTCTAGTGCTCTTCCTTGTGTTTTTACTATTACGGTGA
- the LOC106403039 gene encoding probable protein phosphatase 2C 39 has translation MAGKEIFHKMKESVKEKVGLGASDSSADSGKGKSKMSKQITHGFHLVKGKAFHEMEDYVVAKFKEVDDNELGLFAIFDGHLSHEIPDYLCSHLFDNILNEPNFWQEPEKAIKKAYYITDTTILDKASDLGKGGSTAVTAILINCQKLVVANVGDSRAVLSKGGVAKPLSVDHEPNMEKDEIENRGGFVSNFPGDVPRVDGQLAVARAFGDKSLKMHLSSEPYVTVEIIDDDAEFLILASDGLWKVMSNQEAVDSIKGIKDAKSAAKHLSEEAVARKSSDDISVVVVKFQ, from the exons ATGGCCGGTAAGGAAATTTTCCACAAGATGAAGGAATCCGTCAAG GAGAAAGTTGGGCTTGGTGCATCTGATTCTTCTGCAGATTCAGGGAAAGGCAAGAGCAAGATGTCGAAGCAGATCACGCATGGTTTCCACTTGGTCAAAGGGAAAGCCTTCCACGAGATGGAAGATTACGTTGTTGCCAAATTCAAAGAAGTTGACGACAACGAGCTTGGCCTTTTCGCTATCTTCGATGGCCACCTTAGCCACGAGATCCCTGACTACTTGTGCTCCCATTTGTTTGACAACATTTTGAATGAG CCAAATTTCTGGCAAGAACCAGAGAAAGCGATCAagaaagcttattatataacgGACACGACGATTCTAGACAAGGCATCTGACTTGGGGAAAGGCGGTTCCACTGCTGTCACTGCGATATTAATCAATTGCCAGAAGCTGGTGGTTGCTAACGTTGGCGACTCTCGTGCTGTTCTTAGCAAAGGCGGTGTTGCCAAGCCACTCTCAGTTGATCACGAGCCTAACATGGAGAAGGATGAGATAGAGAACAGAGGAGGATTCGTTTCAAACTTCCCTG GGGACGTTCCTAGAGTTGATGGTCAACTGGCTGTGGCAAGGGCCTTTGGTGATAAGAGTTTGAAGATGCATTTGAGTTCAGAACCATACGTCACCGTGGAGATCATTGACGACGATGCAGAGTTTCTTATCCTAGCAAGTGATGGGCTTTGGAAG GTCATGTCGAACCAAGAAGCGGTTGATTCGATTAAGGGAATAAAAGATGCAAAATCTGCAgcaaagcacctctcagaggAAGCTGTTGCAAGAAAAAGCTCAGATGATATCTCAGTGGTTGTCGTTAAATTTCAGTGA
- the LOC106404502 gene encoding VQ motif-containing protein 19-like, whose protein sequence is METTTKPNPSSTTSSSASSSIINGSLHHHIITRSDHYPTTFVQADTSTFKQVVQMLTGTSSPRSPDSPRPPPSPSGKSTFVIPPVKTTQPKKHTGNKLYERRSNSNSLKNSLMINTLMIGGGNGAGSPRFSPRNQEILSPSCLDFPKLALNSPVTPLKHGGDGNDGDPFDRMSPLSEEERAISEKGYYLHRSPISTPRESEPQLLPLFPVTSPRVSAASPDTSTS, encoded by the coding sequence ATGGAGACCACAACAAAACCAAACCCGTCTTCCACTACTTCATCATCAGCTTCCTCTTCCATCATCAATGGATCTTTACATCACCACATCATCACCAGATCTGATCATTACCCAACAACTTTCGTTCAAGCAGACACTTCCACTTTCAAACAAGTCGTCCAGATGCTAACCGGCACCTCCTCCCCGAGATCCCCAGACTCGCCGCGTCCTCCTCCCTCTCCTTCCGGCAAGAGTACTTTCGTGATTCCACCGGTCAAAACGACGCAGCCGAAGAAACACACGGGAAACAAACTATACGAGAGGAGATCGAACAGCAACAGCCTCAAGAACAGCCTCATGATTAACACACTCATGATCGGCGGCGGGAACGGTGCCGGAAGTCCAAGATTCTCGCCGAGGAATCAAGAGATTCTGTCGCCTAGCTGTCTTGACTTCCCGAAGCTAGCACTGAACAGCCCCGTGACGCCGCTGAAACACGGTGGCGACGGGAACGACGGTGACCCTTTCGACAGGATGTCACCATTGTCGGAGGAAGAGAGAGCGATCTCGGAGAAAGGGTATTACTTGCATAGGTCGCCTATTTCAACTCCGAGGGAATCGGAGCCGCAGCTTTTGCCGCTGTTTCCTGTTACTTCTCCGAGAGTATCGGCAGCTTCACCGGATACTTCAACTtcttga
- the LOC106406641 gene encoding 3-hydroxybutyryl-CoA dehydrogenase: MAEIKCVGVVGAGQMGSGIAQLAATNGLDVWIMDADRDALSRATAAISSSVNRFVSKGLLSKEAGDDAMRRLRLTSNLQDLRSADIIIEAILESEDIKKKLFKELDGIAKSSAILASNTSSISITRLASATQRPTQVIGMHFMNPPPIMKLVEIIRGADTSQETFIATKALAERFGKTTVCSQDYAGFIVNRILMPMINEAFHTLYTGVATKEDIDSGMKHGTNQPMGPLELADLIGLDVCLSIMKVLHQGLGDSKYAPCPLLVQYVDAGRLGRKRGVGVYDYRKKAGTPSPRL, from the exons ATGGCGGAGATAAAGTGCGTCGGAGTAGTGGGTGCTGGTCAGATGGGTTCAGGAATCGCGCAGCTCGCCGCCACGAACGGCCTCGACGTTTGGATCATGGACGCTGATCGTGATGCGCTCTCTCGAGCCACCGCAGCTATCTCCTCCTCCGTCAATCGATTCGTCTCCAAAGGCCTTCTCTCCAAG GAAGCGGGTGATGATGCTATGCGTCGTCTACGTTTAACATCAAACCTCCAAGATCTGCGTTCTGCTGATATCATCATCGAAGCCATTTTGGAGTCCGAAGACATTAAGAAGAAGCTGTTCAAGGAGTTAGATGGTATAGCCAAGAGTTCTGCGATTCTAGCTTCTAACACAAGTTCCATCTCCATCACTCGTCTTGCTTCCGCAACTCAAAGACCTACCCAG GTCATTGGAATGCACTTTATGAACCCTCCTCCAATAATGAAACTGGTTGAGATCATTCGCGGCGCTGATACCTCACAAGAGACGTTTATTGCTACAAAAGCTCTAGCTGAAAGGTTTGGGAAGACAACAGTGTGCTCACAAGACTACGCGGGCTTCATCGTGAACAGGATCCTCATGCCGATGATCAATGAAGCGTTCCACACACTTTACACCGGGGTGGCTACTAAGGAGGACATTGACAGCGGGATGAAACACGGCACAAACCAACCGATGGGGCCTCTGGAGTTAGCGGACTTGATCGGTCTAGACGTGTGCTTGTCGATAATGAAAGTGCTGCATCAGGGACTTGGGGACTCTAAATACGCGCCGTGTCCTCTTCTTGTACAGTACGTTGATGCTGGAAGATTAGGAAGAAAACGAGGAGTAGGAGTGTATGACTACCGTAAGAAGGCTGGTACTCCATCTCCTCGGCTCTGA
- the LOC106403040 gene encoding squamosa promoter-binding-like protein 5 → MEGQRSQRWGYLKDKAIATSLAEEETENSMDGEEDDTGDEDKRKRVMERARGPNTERVPLRLCLVDRCTANLSEAKQYYRRHKVCEVHAKASSATVAGVKQRFCQQCSRFHELAEFDETKRSCRRRLAGHNERRRKISGDSFGEGSGRRGVSLTQTQERNRIDMKLPMTNSPFKRPQIR, encoded by the exons ATGGAGGGTCAGAGATCACAACGCTGGGGTTACTTGAAAGACAAGGCTATAGCCACCAGCCTTGCTGAAGAAGAAACGGAGAATAGCATGGATGGAGAGGAGGATGATACTGGAGATGAAGACAAAAGGAAGAGAGTGATGGAGAGAGCTAGAGGTCCTAACACAGAACGTGTTCCCTTGCGGCTGTGCCTGGTCGATAGGTGCACTGCTAACTTAAGTGAGGCCAAGCAGTATTACCGCAGACACAAAGTCTGTGAGGTTCATGCAAAGGCCTCTTCTGCAACTGTTGCTGGAGTCAAGCAACGTTTTTGTCAACAATGCAGCAG GTTCCATGAGCTAGCAGAGTTTGATGAAACTAAAAGAAGTTGCAGGAGGCGCTTAGCTGGACACAAcgagaggaggaggaagatatCTGGTGACAGCTTCGGAGAAGGGTCAGGCCGGAGAGGGGTTAGCTTGACACAGACTCAAGAAAGAAACAGGATAGACATGAAACTTCCTATGACTAACTCACCATTCAAGCGACCACAGATCAGATAA
- the LOC106405196 gene encoding protein RICE SALT SENSITIVE 3-like, which produces MVGSEPHHHHHQQHHQNHQQQQQQQQRSKEALGMVALHEALRTVCLNTDWTYSVFWSIRPRPRVRGGGNGCKVGDDNGSLMLMWEDGYCRGRGGSGDCYGEMEGEDPVRKSFSKMSIQLYNYGEGLMGKVASDKCHKWVFKEQTESESNASSYWQSSFDAIPSEWNDQFESGIQTIAVIQAGHGLLQLGSCKIIPEDLHFVLRMRHTFESLGYQSGFYLSQLFSSNRSPSSSNTSLMGSNHPILPPQTQQLQPSQLPLYNWSSGSSQRPMMAQSSLPTYQPHMPFPVMPHANKEPDSDVKWPTGLSFFNALTNNVNAKLLFDSEGLGDKPEHQSHQDQSQEQSNAESHANPSEFLSLDSHHRNMSYLE; this is translated from the exons atggTGGGCTCGGAAcctcatcaccatcatcatcaacaacatcatCAAAACCATCAgcaacagcagcagcagcaacaaagGAGCAAAGAAGCTTTGGGGATGGTGGCTCTACACGAAGCCCTAAGAACCGTTTGTCTCAACACCGACTGGACTTATTCTGTCTTCTGGTCCATCCGCCCCCGTCC GAGAGTTCGAGGCGGTGGCAACGGCTGCAAGGTCGGCGACGACAATGGAAGCTT GATGCTGATGTGGGAAGATGGATACTgcagaggaagaggaggatCAGGAGATTGCTATGGAGAGATGGAAGGAGAAGATCCAGTTCGTAAATCTTTCAGCAAAATGTCAATccagttatataattatggcgAAGG GTTAATGGGGAAGGTTGCTTCTGATAAATGCCACAAATGGGTTTTCAAGGAACAAACCGAATCAGAATCTAATGCCTCCAGTTACTGGCAAAGCTCCTTTGATGCT ATTCCTTCAGAGTGGAATGATCAGTTTGAATCTGGTATTCAG ACCATAGCTGTTATTCAAGCTGGACATGGACTTCTACAACTCGGTTCTTGCAAGATT ATACCTGAAGATTTGCACTTTGTACTTCGGATGAGGCACACTTTTGAATCACTCGGTTACCAATCCGGTTTTTACCTCTCTCAGCTCTTCTCCTCAAACCGCAGCCCTTCGTCTTCAAACACATCCCTCATGGGCTCGAACCACCCTATACTTCCTCCGCAGACTCAACAACTGCAACCCTCTCAGCTTCCTCTCTACAACTGGAGTAGTGGTTCGAGCCAACGACCGATGATGGCTCAATCCTCTTTGCCTACCTACCAGCCTCACATGCCTTTCCCTGTGATGCCGCATGCAAACAAAGAACCAGACTCCGACGTGAAATGGCCCACAGGGCTATCTTTCTTCAATGCATTGACTAACAACGTCAACGCTAAGCTTCTGTTTGATTCGGAGGGTTTAGGTGACAAACCAGAGCATCAGAGCCACCAGGACCAGAGCCAGGAACAGAGCAACGCTGAGAGTCATGCGAATCCGAGTGAGTTCTTGAGCCTTGATAGTCACCACCGAAACATGAGTTACTTGGAGTAA
- the LOC106405809 gene encoding beta-glucuronosyltransferase GlcAT14A translates to MGYVVNVEKRWVFPLVITSLVCVFLLATSFNMGLVSSLRKINGIFSIIPSPLSRNQTTKLDFAESKVAKQQTLPPHEDKLPRFAYLVSGSKGDVEKLWRTLRAVYHPRNQYVVHLDLESPVDERLQLASRINKDPMYAKTGNVYMITKANLVTYRGPTMVANTLHACAVLLKRSATWDWFINLSASDYPLVTQDDLLHTFSTLDRNLNFIEHTSDLGWKEEKRAMPVMIDPGLYMLNKSDIYWVTPRRSLPTAFKLFTGSAWMALSRPFVEYCIWGWDNLPRTLLMYYTNFVSSPEGYFQTVICNVPEFSKTPLNHDLHYISWDTPPQQHPHVLSLNDTSQMISSGAAFARKFKRDDQVLDMIDKELLNRRNGDDGFTPGGWCGGKPKCSQVGDVANIKPGAGAQRLQGLVDRLVNEAKTGVNQCK, encoded by the exons ATGGGGTATGTAGTAAACGTGGAGAAGAGATGGGTATTCCCTCTCGTCATCACATCTCTCGTCTGCGTTTTCCTCCTCGCAACCTCTTTCAACATGGGCCTCGTCTCCTCCCTCCGCAAAATCAACGGCATTTTCTCCATCATCCCTTCCCCTCTCTCCAGAAACCAAACCACCAAGCTCGACTTCGCCGAGTCCAAAGTCGCTAAGCAACAAACCCTTCCTCCTCACGAAGACAAGCTCCCTCGTTTCGCGTACCTCGTCTCCGGGTCCAAAGGAGACGTGGAGAAGCTCTGGAGGACGCTTAGAGCAGTGTACCATCCGAGAAACCAGTACGTTGTTCACTTGGATCTCGAGTCTCCCGTGGATGAGAGATTACAGCTGGCTTCTCGGATTAATAAGGATCCTATGTATGCTAAAACCGGGAATGTCTATATGATAACAAAGGCTAATCTTGTCACGTATAGAGGACCGACGATGGTGGCTAATACACTTCACGCTTGTGCTGTTTTACTTAAGAGAAGCGCTACCTGGGATTGGTTTATTAATCTCAGTGCGTCAGACTATCCCCTGGTTACACAAGATG ATCTGCTTCACACGTTTTCGACTCTTGACCGGAACCTAAACTTTATCGAACACACAAGTGATCTTGGTTGGAAaga GGAGAAGAGAGCAATGCCAGTAATGATTGATCCTGGACTATACATGTTGAACAAATCAGATATATACTGGGTCACACCTCGTCGAAGTTTGCCAACTGCGTTTAAACTATTCACTG GATCTGCTTGGATGGCTCTGTCACGTCCCTTTGTAGAGTACTGCATATGGGGATGGGACAACTTACCACGAACTCTCCTAATGTACTACACCAACTTCGTCTCATCGCCAGAAGGTTACTTCCAGACTGTGATCTGCAACGTCCCCGAGTTCTCAAAAACCCCGCTCAACCATGACCTACACTACATCTCATGGGACACTCCGCCGCAGCAGCACCCTCACGTGTTGTCCCTCAACGACACGTCGCAGATGATATCCAGCGGTGCTGCGTTCGCTAGGAAGTTCAAAAGAGACGACCAAGTGCTCGATATGATCGATAAGGAGCTGCTTAATAGGAGAAATGGTGATGATGGTTTTACTCCTGGTGGGTGGTGCGGTGGGAAACCAAAGTGCTCTCAGGTTGGTGATGTGGCTAACATTAAGCCTGGTGCTGGAGCTCAGAGGCTTCAGGGACTAGTGGACAGGTTAGTCAACGAGGCTAAAACAGGAGTTAATCAGTGTAAATAG